A single Rhopalosiphum padi isolate XX-2018 chromosome 4, ASM2088224v1, whole genome shotgun sequence DNA region contains:
- the LOC132930775 gene encoding DNA-directed RNA polymerases I, II, and III subunit RPABC4 codes for MITENETPDDAPKKALIYICGACQAENEMKPKDPIRCRECGYRIMYKKRTKRLVVFNAR; via the exons ATGATCACCGAAAATGAAACGCCAGACGATGCCCCCAAAAAAGCGCTCATTTACATTTGTGgag CGTGCCAGGCCGAAAACGAAATGAAACCTAAAGACCCAATCCGATGCAGAGAGTGTGGTTACCGAATCATGTACAAGAAACGAACAAAAAGAT TGGTCGTTTTTAATGCTCGATGA
- the LOC132928890 gene encoding V-type proton ATPase 16 kDa proteolipid subunit c, which yields MSSLAETNPIYGPFFGVMGAASAIIFSALGAAYGTAKSGTGIAAMSVMRPELIMKSIIPVVMAGIIAIYGLVVAVLIAGALEEPSKYSLFKGFIHLGAGLSVGFSGLAAGFAIGIVGDAGVRGTAQQPRLFVGMILILIFAEVLGLYGLIVAIYLYTK from the exons ATGAGCAGCTTGGCGGAGACGAATCCGATTTACGGGCCGTTTTTCGGCGTCATGGGCGCGGCATCAGCCATCATTTTCAGCG CTCTTGGCGCTGCATATGGTACGGCAAAATCTGGAACTGGTATTGCCGCCATGTCAGTAATGAGGCCAGAACTTATTATGAAATCCATCATTCCCGTTGTCATGGCTGGTATTATTGCTATTTATGGTCTTGTAGTAGCTGTCCTAATAGCAGGTGCTCTGGAAGAGCCCTCTAAATACTCCTTGTTCAA gggATTCATTCATCTAGGTGCTGGCCTTTCCGTAGGCTTCAGTGGTTTGGCTGCTGGTTTCGCAATAGGTATTGTTGGCGATGCTGGTGTCAGAGGCACAGCCCAACAGCCCAGATTATTCGTAGGAATGATCTTGATCCTAATTTTCGCTGAAGTATTAGGATTGTACGGACTGATTGTTGCAATTTACCTATAcactaaataa